The Apium graveolens cultivar Ventura chromosome 3, ASM990537v1, whole genome shotgun sequence sequence ATAAGATAGATAAGATTTAAAACACAAGTTTGTTTAAAAATACTTGAATAAATCTTGAAAGCTAATCTATTAGTTTGTGTGAAATAGATAAACCAGGTAAAGATAAGTTTTGAATAATTCAAACTTGGTTTATAAGATAGGATTTGTTTGAGATAAGATGAAAATATATTTATTCAGTCAAAACATGATTTACCCAACAAAAAAAAACCTAACAAACCTAAACTTGCCGTATAACCTCCTGAAATACTGCATTGTTCAACTCAGATAATAATATAATTGATTTATCATTCTGTTGCTGAAGAAAAAATATCATCAGAAACCAAGAAGATTAACAAAGCAATTACCAATGAATGAACTGAATATTATAGTATATTATATAGGTGAAAGACAAACATATAAAAACGTCAGATTAGTCATAATCTGGTGGCCATCGATTACTTTTGACTTAAAAGtatatgttttaacatgttaGTAGGTAGTCCAAAGTTcattaaaaatatgaaattagTCAGCCATTAATCACTTAAGTTTTGGCAGTTGTATTTTATAACGCGTAATCAAACCAGCAAGCAGGCATAAAAGGGTTAACTACAGAGTTGCTAACTTCATTAATTAACTTATACCAAAGGTTTAATGGTCATCGACTCCTAAGGCATATCACTAACTATGTATTTTCGATTGATCGCATATATAACGTTAATTTACTTGGTGTTTATAGTGTGAAGGGACGTACTCACTAATCTCGCTCAAAATCACTCATTTTAACATAATATTCTATCTGTCTCATTCATTTctatacaattttttttaaatgtttCATTCATTTATGTGTTTCAAAATTCACGAAAAAtagtaaaaattttataatataaaaattaactgCACCAACTTACACCCGTTACTTTATTCCACTacattaatattatatattaatattgaTTAGTCCTATCATTTTACCCACTTTTCTTATTTTttcatataatattttattttttttaaattccgTGCCCAAATTATAAGTATAGAATTTAACGGATCGGGGGAGTAATAGTAATAAGCATTCACACTCTTCTATACCAAGTTGCATGTGAAAAGTGATATATGTGGTAGCATCTCCAATTAGACAAGAACCATATAAGAAGGATAAAAGAGATATGCAGAAATGCACTCCTTATCAGAAGTATATCACTATTAAAACAGTATATGAGCATTAACAAGTTGAACAACACATCTAGGATATGCTCCTACACCAACCAGTCCTGCAATAGTTCAATTGTATGTCTCCAGATCTCAGATTACATATTATATTATGTCATGGGGGTCTATGTGTAGATTCCTTTTGGCTCTAACTAAAGTCCCAAGTCTAACCTAACATATAGTTGATCAAAAAAATATTTAGCTTGTATTTACTTTGAATATTAGTGGTTGTTTTTTAAGACCAACTTGACAAAATTTATGAAAAGTGTTGTTATGAACCACTCCTTGTATAAATAGCCGCCTCTGCTCTTTTTGTACCACGAAGACCAAAACTTGTCTTACCCTGCTGGCGTGCTCCTTCGGCCACTATGCAGTTAAGTCTTTTTTTTCAAGTAAACTACTTCACTAATAAAATTACATGGTAgcaaataattaaaataatattatatactccctccgtcccattttACGTGAGTTTGTTTAATTAATacaatttttaagaaattaaaGATAAACTTCAACGGCAATCAGATAAATGTGATAGTAAATATTAAAATTAGTATATTATATAATTGTGTCGTTGTGATAATTTTAAATACGCGCTAAAAGAGAAGGTTTAGCTCATATAAAATGAGACAAAGGAAGTGGCAAGGTGTGTAAATTAAAGTTTTTCATTATCAAATCTATAAATCATTTGCGGTTCTTGCCATACTAGAGATATCaaatttgatattaaaaattattataaacaATGTAAGAGgtattaaatttaatattaaaaaagtCAAATTGTAACTCAATTATGTAATAAGATCATGGTTGTAAAAATCGGTAAACAGTATTAATCGGTTTAGGTACCGATCAGGGATCAATCGGCAAATCGGAGATTAATCGAAACAAAAATtggatatatttaaatattttaataatatttcatatatttaccttatttattatgaaatatataattcaaaaataatttataaatatttatcgAATTTCAAAAAATAGATGGGCCAAATTTGTTTAAGAATTAATCtggaatttttaaaaaaattgggAATTTTTAGAATACTGAATCAGATTATAAGAAGGTTCCGGTTGTTAAAAGATAAAATTTTCTAAGAGTTTCAACCTTCTCAACGTGTTTTTATGCATTTCTGTCCGTGTCAACTTTGTCATGTGCCCTACGCACTGTACATGCTATAAAATGATTATATATCGGCAAAACCAAGTATTGAAAATGTTAGAGGAAGTAGTTAAACTAACCCTAATACTTAATTTAACAACTATAGCTCATGGAAAAATACTATCTAAAAGAGTTAATTGTCTTAGCTAAACCACAATTTACAGTTATACTCGAAAACAAAAGGTCTTGAAAACATCCTTTACAATACTTTATAGAACTAATATAATATGGTTGTTATCAGTGATGCAAATATATATTACATTATCACAGatacaaaatttaaaatttgacGGTGGAGGGCACTTTGCactatattattaaaatataaaatatatattttttttgtcgTAGCGAATTTAAATGACATGCTTAGAAAACGATCGGCAAACAAGCAAAAACTGACCGGCAGATTCCGAATAGATGACACTTGACAGTAGTTACAGATTTTGGGTTTAATTTAGCTATCCATGTCAAAGTAATTAGGTGACCATTTACCTGGACAAGTTGGAGAGCCTAATTTAGCATCTTCGTAATTTCAAAATATCCAGGAACAACAAAAAACAAGCTACTTAAACTATCTCACCATCTGATCAATACTTATTTCTTAATACATTTTATATTAAATGTAAGATATAATAAAACTTAACCTAAATCATATGTAAAAATTTGCAATAAACAACTGAGATGTATTGATAAAATTATTGACCTTAAATCGTGACTTAAAGGAAAAATTGTTGACATTAAATAAAATCATGTAACATGGGGGTTTATAATATCAGTACTATTTATCTGCATGTTAAATTAAATCTAAGATGCGATCCATCAAAATATTAGAGTAAAATATAAAACAAGCTTAGTGATAATCATTATTAATTAGGGCACGTTTGGGAACTGCATAGATCTGCAGAGCCGCCTAGTGCGCCTGAAACATTCCAAAACCGGGGCTCAGTCATTTTTTTTGGTCAATAACATTTTCAAAAGTGTTAAGGGGTCGTTTGATTCTTGGTGGTATCGGGTTGTAATCAGGAATCCGGTTAAGCTGGTATGAGTTTGGAACTTGATACTTGATATCACCTGTTTGGTTCAAAATAGGATAAGAATATATCTCTTTGATAAACTAATAGGAATCAACAATCAAAAgacatttaattattattttttgttaattcattattttattattaaaatctAAAATTATACACGATCACTTGACAATCATAATTAGTAAggctaaaaatataatttttttgaaaaatacctaAGGCTAaagatatttttttaaatatactataattttttaaaaaaattgcaaaaatacttttttattttaaaaaaatgctATTTTCCAATTTTTTTACGAAAATACTGTTTAATGCAACTTGATTCAATTAGATGCAATTTTTGACGAATTTATGTCACTCCATGTAACCTCAAATGCAACAACAAAAAATTTGATTCAACTAATTGTATGTCTgcttgattttggttgattctATATTTTTGCCAAAAAAATTAGAGgataataaaattacaaaaagaaataaataaaaaaagctagtatttctgataatttttctCATTAAAATATgagtttataaatatttttacgTAGTATTTAAGAAAATTAAATATACATTCACATTTTTTATTCATCAATATTAAAACTAGAGCTAAAAAAAGAATTATACTTTAGTTAAAAAGAAAGACcagagaaaataatgaaaatgATACCCAATAGTTTGATTTAGCTCATACCCACCTATTGTTTCTAAACCCCATACCTTATGGGTTTCAGGAATGGGTTTTAAAACAAAAAAATTTAAACCAAACACCTGGTATGGGTTTTCTCCATTCCAACCTCATACCTCATACCCAGATTTACTGAAACAATCACCCCCTAAGAATTCTTTTTGTATCGGTTTATATTTCCAAAACATTTGGATGGACCACTTATTGAGTATCTAGCCCGAACATATTATAAATaaagttatttttatttttttccttCGTCCATGTCCTATTTGGCATGAGGAGCCTCTTATATTTTCTTGAAATTTGTTTTGACGGGTTAAAATCCATATTTccaataaatattaaataaattataatgtTTCTATACACTAGCTAATACATGGTATAATTCCCATAACATTTTATTACTTAAGTTAAATGTAAAATTGATTTACACAAAAATGctcttaaaaattatatttttttagttGAGTATTAAATTAATTTACACTCAATACAGAAATAGTCTAACATACAAATGTTACCATGTCAACCAGTAATTTAAAAAGTGAAACTAGacattttttatttgtaaacaatAACATGGGTGGATCTGGATATGTATAAAAGAAAGAATTTGGGATAGACTTTAAATTTCGGCTTGACGGACTCCTCCTTTGGTTAACTGACAAAGATGAGCGTAGGTTCTGTAACGGTTACAGATCATCCAAGCAGACATCGTGTCCAACAAATATactttaatatattttattaattttaaaaaaagaaaatataCTATTTGTGTTGTAGTGGTTAATGAgctttttaattaattttttaaattagaATTGGATGCTTTTGTCAACATTGAAAACCAaaaatttctttaaaaattacTTTACGAAAGAACATAAATTGTACTATATAAAAATTAGttcacataatttttttaaaaaaatttatgttCTGTTTGCCTaaaattatttgtttatttaattacaaacgggaatttattttataaatttattttttcagTTTATTTATGTTTCtacaattttattttatttagtttttctTATAAGTTTTTGGTGATTTATTcattaatatatttaatatatatttactCTCTTTTATAATTAAAACAGTCCATCATAGTGAaatgaaaaccattcaatttTGTTCAAAAATGATATTCTATGCTAATCAATTCTTGTGAACATATTTTTTTTGTTCAATGATTTTATTTCATACTTAAATGCAATGTACATGCTATAATTATATGAAACCTTGAAATCTATATATAAACTAAATTACATTATTATAATTACTTTTTTGTATACTAATCAAGGTTTCCTAGGCGTTTTTATAATGATTATCAAGAGAAACACAAGTTTGTCTGGGCAAGAGGAAACCCTGCTTAAATATGAATACACACGGAATCTTTCACCTCTCTAATTCAATTATATACATCAATTTCTGGCAAACTTTTCAATAATTGTTTAAAGTATAGCTTCataacattttttttaattttttttctgaatttattaaattttttttttaaaaaagaaacATCATAAAACAATATTTTATAAAAGTCTCGAAATATATAATCTAGAAGGAAGGAGGTAGTAACTAACAAAACATGAACAAATTTAATCAtcatttaattttaattatttgtgagtgatattttgcaaaaaaactcaaaatttttgaaactttttgcACAAAGTtctattattaatatttttagaaTATATTCTAGTCATAAAGGTTTCTTTTCAAAAAAAGGATTATCAACATGTATATCAATTATCTTTTAAAGGGATAAAAAAATTATCTTTTTAAGGAATAAATTGTTTGAAGTACCAAATAAACTCTTGCTAGCATTTTCACCCTCCAAGACTGAAACAGTGATAAAAATAAGTAAAGAAGGAGCCAAGTTGGGGGCCTACTGCATGCATCATTAATACTAAATTTAGTACTTTAAATACCGTACGCTCGGAAGACCCCCATGTGGTGGCCTCAGTTTCTTTGCCCCAGCACTTAACAAAATTTTTATAAATACCACCTCATTTCTTCCCTTGTATTCTCTATTAACCCCAAACTTTTCTTCTACACAACCTCATTTGCTCTTCATATACTCTATTTTATATGGCAGTTCGTTTCCTCAACTATGTTGTAGCTGATCTCTGTCTCGGAAAGCCTCCGTTGAGGTCTCTTCCGGCCACTGTCACTGTCGGGGAAGCCTTAACTGCCCTCAAAACTTTCGAGGAAAACTACATCAGTGTTTGGAGCTGCAAAGATCATAGCCATCAAGACTGCGGAGACTGTGTTTGTATAGGGAAAGTTTGCATGGTTGATATCATTTGCTTTCTTGCCAATGAAGAGAACTTGAGTTGTCCAGCTGAAGCTTTGAGCTCTCCTCTCTCGGCTCTGTTGTCGCCATTTCCTGGTCTTGTTAAGCATGTGGAACCCTCTTCAAGGTACTGGATAGGCTTCACATGTTCTTGTTTTTTTCCTCTGTAAAATTCATGAGTTTCATTGCATTTTCTTGTTTTTTAGTGTATCAGTATTGGGAAGTGTGATATATTTTGTGGCTATTTGTGATATGTTATTTAATATGATGGGAAATggttattttttattaaattaattattagttTCCTGATACTTGTTTTTGTTGTTGCAGTTTGTTGGATGCTATTGATCTTATACTTCAAGGTACTCAGAATCTAGTGGTTCCAATCAAGACTAGCTCTAGGAGTAAAGCTTTGCAGAATTGTTCAACCAATTCAACTACTCATAATGGAGGTGAATTCTGTTGGTTGACTCAAGAGGATGTGATCCGGTTCTTGTTGAGCTCAATTGGCCTTTTCTCCCCAGTTTCAGCACGCACAGTTGAGTCACTAGGCATCATTAGCACCGACTTCATGGCGATTTGGTATCACTCCCCTGCCTCGACAGCCATCGGAGCCATATCTCACTCCCTTGCTCAGCAAACTTCTGTTGGAGTTGTTGACAGCAATGGTATTTTGGTGGGTGAGATCTCTCCTTTTACCCTTGCTGGCTGCGACGAGAGTGTTGCAGCTGCTATTGCCACTCTTTCGACTGGTGACCTTATGTCTTACATCGACTGTGGAGGTCCTCCTGAAGATATTGTCAAGGTCGTGAAGGAAAGGCTCAAGGAGAGAAACTACGAGGGAACGTTGGAGGAAATCGAGATATTTTCCTCCAGCATTTCCTCTTCGATTTCTTCAAAT is a genomic window containing:
- the LOC141711607 gene encoding CBS domain-containing protein CBSX5-like: MAVRFLNYVVADLCLGKPPLRSLPATVTVGEALTALKTFEENYISVWSCKDHSHQDCGDCVCIGKVCMVDIICFLANEENLSCPAEALSSPLSALLSPFPGLVKHVEPSSSLLDAIDLILQGTQNLVVPIKTSSRSKALQNCSTNSTTHNGGEFCWLTQEDVIRFLLSSIGLFSPVSARTVESLGIISTDFMAIWYHSPASTAIGAISHSLAQQTSVGVVDSNGILVGEISPFTLAGCDESVAAAIATLSTGDLMSYIDCGGPPEDIVKVVKERLKERNYEGTLEEIEIFSSSISSSISSNSSSSEDDESSGSPITPLTRPGRYSRSRSYSVRMVRRSEAIVCHPGSSLVAVMIQALTHRVNYVWVIEDDCRLIGIVTFTNMLEVFREHFHSMS